The genomic DNA AGGACGCTGGAGCTATAAATATAGACGCTATGTTGGCTCTAAGTGGCGAGAGAAGCCTAATTTGCAAGATATACCTGTTTTGATTTCTTTAGGTATCCCACCCGTCTTCCTTGAAGAACTTGAGGCCCTATATAAGCGGAAACGAAAGCTGGAAGGTTTAACTGCAAATCCAAGTAAGGTTACCGGCTCACCTTAAGAACTCTTAGGAGTTCTTTTTTTTATTCCTTCAAATGTAGACAGTTTCTAGTATTGTTCAGTTAAGAGAGTTAAAGTTGATCTTTCAACTCCAACTCCCCCTATAAACCAATCCATTCAATGAGTTCAGGGTCGTCCTGAGTGAAATCGAAGGACGATAAATTCAGCGTAAACTAACACTCGCCTTAAAAAGAAGGTGGCCCCGTACAGAAGCAGAGCCCAGCACCAGAGCCGAGCACGGTGTTGGACCAGTCCCGAACTGAACTTCGTTCTAGTTCGGGGCTTTATGCGGAGTAAATTTCTTGATAGAATAAGATAATTAACCAAACTTATGAAGCTTGAAAGATTTAAAAATAATCCTATTTTAACTTCAAACAAAAAAAACAAATGGGAAGCTGGGGCAGTTTTTAATTGCAGCGTTGTATTTGATAATGGTATTTTTCATATGGTTTATCGGGCGATTAATTCTGGTTTTTACCCTTTTAAGACAGAGAATAACCGTTTAGGTTATAAAAATTTTATATCTTCCGTAGGATATGCAACTAGTCAAGATGGAATACACTTTAAAAGACATAATAAGCCCCTTTTAAGACCCGATAAAAAATGGGATTGCTACGGATGCGAGGATCCAAGAATTACTAAATTCGAAGATAAATTTTATATTTTTTATACGGCGATGAGTTCACCCGCCTATACTCCCGGAGTATCAAGTATCGGGCTTGCCATCACCAAGGATTTTAAAAAAATGCGTAAATATGGCGTGGTTGGGCCTCAAATCGACGCAAAAGCCGCAGCGTTTTTCCCGGAAAGAGTTAATGGGAAGATAACAGTGATTTTCACATGGCAACCCGGTACTCCTCTATCATCTATTGCTGTTGCTTTTTTTGATAATCTCAAACAACTTTTACACCCAACTAAGTTTTACTGGAAGAGTTTTCTTTCGTCAATAAATAAACATATAATTCTTTCGCCCAGAAGAGGTGTTCTTAGGGGACACGAGGTTGGAGCACCTCCATTAAAAACACTTAGGGGTTGGTTGCTTATTTATTGCGGCGAAGACAAAAAAGAAGTATGGAGTGTTAGCGCTGTGCTGTTGGATTTAAAAAATCCTAAAAAGATAATAGGATATTCAAAGAGACCAATCTTAAAACCAGAGAAAAAATACGAAATCAAAGGACTTATTCCAAATGTAACCTTTCCCGAGGGGGCCGTTGTAGTAAAAGATAAACTATTCGTCTACTATGGAGCAGCAGATAAGACTTGTTGTTTGGCAATATGTAATCTGAACGATTTATTAAAGTCGTTATTATAAAATAATATCGCAGGCCGTGCTTGTTGAGCTATCTATCAAGTGGAATAAATCGCCAAGCCATGCTTTCTGCCACGTTTGTCTTAACTTTTGTTTTACGGACAGGTGAAATAGAATACAATAAAAGAAACCATATATTATTTTTTTAAAAATATAAGAAATCAACATGTTAAGAGAAAGATTAGATGAAAGTCAAAAAGAAATTATAAGGATTTATCAGGAAACTTCTAGGGCGAAAAAAGAAAAAAAGCCCACTCTCACCAGGAAAGAAGTAGCGAAGTTGTTTTTTGAAAGATCCGGCACCAAACGTTCTAGCTGGAAAAATTCTTTACTGGACTCTTTATTTACAAAAGAAGACGAAACGGATAAAAAATTAGCAGAACGGAGATTCCCCTTAAAGATAGAAACCGAACGAGAGACCGTGGCCAGGCGGACTGAAGAACTGAGAAAGCCTGCGGGTGATATAACCGATTGGAAAAAAAGAGTTGGCTTAAAATCTGGATTAAGAGGAATTTATAGCAAAAAACAGACAGTTCTTAGAGAGAGTTTAAAGGATTTAGTAAAAAAAGGATATTTGGAGAGATCCGGGTCTGGCATTAGTAGTAAGTATAAGGTTACTGAAAGAGCCCTGAAAGTTAAAATTCCGAGATTTTAAAATTTTTTTCCATAAATCAAAAGGACTTCAAATTAAAAGAGCTTACTCGGCGGAGTAGGCTTTTTTATTTGCCTTAAAATTCCTAAAAACATTTCATAAGTTTTAAATTTACCATTTTTAAGACAAGCCTTGACAATGTTTTCGGTTAGTTTTATGATATAAGATATAGATGGACATCAATATGTTAACCAAAAATTGTCCCCAATGTTTTAAAATATTATCTGATAAAAGCCGGGCTAAAATTATTTACTACCTTGGAAAAAAGAAAAAATCTAATGTTAAAGAAATTAACTCGCTTTTTAAATTGCGGCAGCCCACTGTTTCTCATCATCTAATAGTTTTAAAAAAAATAGGCATTCTGAAATCAAAAAAAGCCGGCAAAGAAGTTTATTATTTTTTCAATACAAAATATTCCTGCTCTAAATGTAATCTTTTTAAAACTCCTTTCTTTAAATAATTATGAAAAAAATTTATTTAGACTATGCGGCCATAACCTATACGGACAGAAGAATTGTTCGGGCAATGGAGCCTTATTTTGAAAAGATTTATGGCAATCCTTCTTCGATTCACAAAGAGGGCAGAAAAGCAAAATACGCGCTCTATCAGGCCAGAAAAAAAATCGCTCAGATTTTAAATTGCCAGTCGACCGAAGTGATTTTCACTGGCTCTGGCACAGAAAGCTGCAATTTGGCAATCTTTGGCATGGCGGAGAACTTCTCCGGAAAGAAGGGCCACATAATTACTTCTCAGATTGAGCATCACGCTGTCTTGAGGCCATGTGAAAAATTAGAGAAAGAAGGATTCAAAGTAACCTATTTGCCGGTTAATCGAGAGGGGATAATTCAAATTTCTGATCTAGAGAAAGCAATAAAACCAGAAACAATTTTGGTGTCTATAATGTATGCCAACAATGAGATTGGCACTATTCAGCCCGTAGCCGAAATAGGAAAGTTAATCAAGAAGTTAAATATTATTCGTCCTCCAAATTCTAAAATTTATTTCCACATTGATGCTTGTCAGGCAGCAGGGTTTTTGGACCTTAGTGTCAATAAATTAGAGGTTGATCTTTTGAGTTTGAACGGCTCAAAAATTTATGGGCCAAAAGGGATTGGACTATTATTTGTCCGTCTGGGAACTCCTATTAAACCAATGATTTTAGGAGGCGGCCAGGAAGAGGGACTTAGATCAGGAACCGAAAATTTAGCTGGGATTTGTGGCTTTGCTAAAGCTTTAGAAATAGCGCAAAGAGAGAAGAAAAAAGAATCTGCAAGACTGATAAAATTGAGAAACTATTTAATTTCTGGGATTGAAAAAAAAATCCTCAAGGTTGTTTTGAACGGCCACAGAGAAAGAAGGTTACCCAACAATGTGAACGTATCTATTTTAGATATTGAGGGGGAGGCTGCTCTTCTTTGGTTGGATAAATATGGAATTTATGCTTTGACCGGGTCTGCTTGCGACTCGCAGAGTTTAGAGCCATCACACGTTATTTTAGCTCTAGGCCGTCCTTACGAGCACGCCCATGGTAGCTTGAGATTCTCTCTGGGCAGAAAAACAACAAAAAAAGATATTGATTATCTTTTAAAAGTCCTGCCGAGGGTCGTTAAAACTTTGAGAGAAATTTCTCCAATTTCTTTGCAGTTTGGTAAAAAATCTTTAGCTTTGGAGAAAGCTTTTGTTAAGGATAAACCACATTGGGAGAAGCGATAGCTTCTCCTAATGTGGCACAGGAGGGGTCGGGAGGATTGGGTATCCTCCCGTGGTGGAAAAACAGCGAGCGAAGCGAGCGTTAGAAACCGAAGGTGTCTAAGGAACGAGCCCAAAAAGCGAGACCGAAGGTCGAGCGCCAGCCAAAGACTGGAAGAGGGCGAGTGACCTCAGTGGGAAAAATAATAATAATAACATGATTAAAAGAAGCAAAAATTTTAAAATTGCCGATGTAATCAGTAAATCAACAGGTAAAAGTTGGGCTTATTCAGAAATCGTTAAAGAACATTTTTTTCATCCTAGAAATTTATTATTAAAAGATCCAAAGCCCGACGAATTTAACGCCGAAGGCCAGATCGGTTCTCCGGCCTGCGGAGACGTCATGCGAATGTGGGCAAAAATTGATTCCAAGACAGAAAGAATTAAAAAATTAAAATGGCGAACATTCGGTTGTGGCTCGGCTATCGCTACAACTTCCATATTTTCAGTAATGGTTACCGAAAAAGAAGGAATGAAAATTGACGAAGCTTTAAAAATTAAGCCCCAGGATATTATGAAAAAGTTAGGAGGACTACCGGCCAGAAAAGTCCACTGTTCGGTTTTGGCCGATAAAGCCTTTCAGGCAACGATTAATAGTTATTTCAGAAAAACTGGCCAGCATCATCGGATAATTATTGAAGGCCAGAAAGTACTTGATCCGAAAATTAATTTAACAGACAAAGATATTGAGGAAGCTGTTTTGGAAGGGGCGAGAACGATTGAAGATCTGCAAAAAAGATTAAAGGTGGGAATTGGCAATCCAGAAATAATACCAGAAATTGAACAGCTTTTAAGATTTTACCAGGAAAAATATTACGGATAATTTTCCAAAATAATCTTGACCTTTATTAAATAATAAAATAAGATAAAATAAGAAAAGAATTTTATCCTTCGACAAGCTCAGGACACTTCGATTTGCTTGCACTGAGGACTTCGATCGAGCCTCAGTCGAGAGCCGAGGCCTGAGCGAAACGAAGGACGAGTCGAAGTGTGAACGGTGCAAATTTTACCCACAAATCTCAAGAGGCAATACTTAGGGCGCAGTCATTAGCCTCAGAAAGAGGGCAGCAGCAAATTGACGCTTTACACCTACTTTTTTCGCTTCTAAACCAAGAAGGGGGCGTTGTTTTGATATTGTTCCAGAAATTAGGAATTGATATTGAAAATTTGAAAAAGAAGACTAAAGCCTCTTTAGATAAGATTCCAGTCGTTTCTTCTTCTCAAGCAACTTTTGGCCAATTTTATTTGACCCAGGATTTAGCCCGAGTTTTAGAAAAAGCCCGCCAGGAAGCGATGAAAATGGGAGATGAATTTGTATCAATTGAGCATCTATTCTTAGCTTTACTAGATACTGATACCAAGGCCAAAGAAATTCTCAAAGAGGCAACCTTTTTGCAAAAAGGAGGAACTGCGGTTTTGGAGTTTGGCCAATTAGATTATGAAACAGTTCTTAAAACTTTAGCTAAGATTCGAGGGGGACAGAGAATTACAGACCCGGAACCTGAATCAAAATACCAAGTTATTGAAAAATATGCCCGTAATTTGACCTTATTAGCCAAACAAGGAAAACTTGATCCAGTTATTGGCCGGGAAGATGAAATTCTAAGATTAATGCAGGTTTTGTCCAGAAGAACAAAGAACAATCCGGTTTTGATTGGCGAGGCAGGTGTTGGAAAAACAGCCATTGTCGAAGGATTGGCCCAGAAAATTATTAAGGGAGATATCCCGGAAAGCCTTAAAGAGAAAGAAATTATTGGTTTGGATTTGGGAGCCTTGGTAGCCGGCACTAAATACCGGGGAGAATTTGAAGATCGGGTTAAAGCCCTGCTTAAAGAGATTAATCGGGCAGCCGGCCGTTATATTTTATTCATTGATGAGCTTCATACTTTAGTGGGGGCAGGAGCTGCCGAGGGAGCCATTGATGCTTCGAATCTACTGAAACCTGCCTTAGCCAGAGGAGAACTGAAAGCTGTTGGAGCTACTACCCTTAAAGAATATCAAAAATATATCGAAAGGGACGCGGCCTTAGAAAGAAGATTTCAGCCAATTTATGTGGCAGAACCTTCGACCGAAGATGCCGTTGCTATTTTAAGAGGAATTAAAGAAAAATATGAGCTTCATCATGGGGTGAAAATCAAAGACTCTGCCTTAGTGGGAGCAGTTGAGTTTTCAGCCCGTTATATCGCAGATAGGTTTTTACCAGATAAAGCAGTTGATCTGATGGATGAGGCAATGTCAGCCAGAAGATTAGAAATTGAGTCAGAACCTACTGAATTAGATGTTCTTAAAAGAGAAATTCAGAAACTAGCAATAGAAAAAGAGGCTCTAAAAAGCGAGAAACCTGTCAACAGCAAAAGATTGCGGGCTATTGCAAGGCAATTAGCTGATTTAGGCGAAAAAGTAAGAGCGATTGAAACCCGTTGGCAGACAGAAAAAGAAATTATTACCAAGATTAAAAATCTTAAGAAAGAAATAGATACGGCTAAATTTGAAGTTGAAAGGTATCAAAGTCAGGCTAATTTGCAAAAGGTGGCTGAAATAAAATATGGAAAGATTCCCGAATTGTTAAAGACATTAAAAAGAACTGAGCAAAAATTAGCTAATTTCCAAAAAGGGAGAGCTCTCTTGAGAGAAGAGGTGACAGAGGAAGATATTGCTCAGGTTGTTTCTCGTTGGACGGGAATTCCGACAACCCGGCTTTTAGAAGAAGAAGCTAGAAAATTAGAAAGAATGGAAAAAATTATTTCTCAACGAGTAATCGGCCAGCCGGAAGCAATTCTGGCCATTGCCAATGCTCTTAGGCGTTCAAGGGCCGGCATTGCTGAAGAAAATAAACCCTTGGGTTCTTTTATGTTTTTGGGTCCGACCGGAGTAGGAAAAACAGAAACTGCAAGGGCTTTAGCCGAGTTTTTGTTTAACGATGAAAACGCCTTAGTTAGGCTGGATATGTCAGAGTATATGGAAAAGCATACGGTCTCCAGGATGATAGGTTCTCCTCCCGGTTATGTTGGTTATGAAGAAGGGGGACAGTTAACTGAAAAAATTAGGCGAAGACCATACAGCGTCATCTTATTAGATGAAATTGAGAAAGCTCATCCTGAAGTCTTTAATATTTTACTTCAAATTTTAGAAGATGGCAGATTAACCGATACCAAAGGAAGAACGGCCTCTTTTAAGAACGCTATCTTGATTATGACCTCAAATGTTGGCTCGGACTTAATTATGAAGATGGGAAAGCTTGGTTTTGATACTCAGGACGAAGATTCTTCCCAAAAAGAAAATCTGAAAGAGAGAGTAACAGAAGCCCTAAAAGAAAGCTTCAAACCAGAATTTTTGAACCGAATCGATGAAATCATTATTTTTAATTATCTTGGCAGGCCAGAAATTAAAAAGATAGTTGATCTTGAACTGGAAAAAGTCGCCTTAAGATTAAAGAGTAGAGAAATTCAATTAGATTATTCAGAGAAAGCTAAGGAAATTTTAGCTGACCAAGGCTTCGATGCTAATTTAGGAGCCAGACCTCTAAAGAGAATTATTCAGAAAAAAGTTTTAGATCCTCTTTCTTTGATGATTGTTTCTGGCCAAGTGAAAGAAAGAGAGAGGGTTTTGGTTGATGCTAAAAACGGAGAAATTATTGTTCGGGGAGTGCGGGATTTTTCAAAAATGAAACTAAAGAAACCAAAAAAAGTTTTAGCTAAATAATTTTGAGCTGTCTTTTAGGGTTGTATTGAGGTAATGAAAAAATCCATTCTAAAAGTTTTTTTTATTTTAATAACAGGAGCCCTGGGAGGAATGATCTTTCAGGCTTTTATTTTGCCTTATTTAGCCACAAAAGAATATTTTAAGCAGTTTGAATTTGTAAAAATTCTAACCGAGAGAGAGGTGAACTTATACCCGAAAGAAACAGTTATCGTTAGAGAAAATAAAGCTCTTCAGGAGGCCGTTGAAAGAGTCGAAAGGTCAGTGATTGGAGTAAGAGCTCAATCAAAGCAGGGGGTAATTTTGGAGGGTTCGGGTCTCATTCTAACCACAGAAGGGCATGTCGTTGTTTTGGGCGATCTATTGCCCAAAGGCTATGATTTTAGTTTCTTTTGGGAGGGGGAAGAATTACCTTTCGAAGTTTTAGGGGTGGACAAAACAGGAAGTCTGGTAAAGATAAAAGTTGAAAAAACCAACCTCCCGACATTGCCTTTTGCTGATACGGAAAGGATAAAAATAGGGCAGAGAGTTTTTCTGGTCGGGATAGTTTTTGAAAATGGGAAGGCCAAAAAGATAGTTAACGAAGGCATCATTAAGACTTTTGACGAAGATTTCATCCGGACTAATATTTTTGAAAAGAGCTCTTTAGCCGGTTCTCCTCTGTTTGATATTGAAGGCAATGTCCTGGGATTGAACACAATCGACAAAGAGGGAAAGGTTATTGCAATTTCTGCCAAGAGAATTCAGGAATTTACAGGTTTCTAAAATTTCTAAATAATTTTTCAAATAAAATTGGCTTAAGAAGCCTTTTTTGTTTTGGGTTTTCATAGGACCGGACATGATTTTGCATTTAATGTTTTTTGACCATTGTTTTTAATTTTGGTATAATTTTTTTTAGGTGTTAATTATGGACAAAGAAGAATTTATAAAAACCGTCAAAAATCTTTATAATTTAACACTGCTTTTTCCCAAGAAGGAACCCTTGAGATATAAAATGCGGGAATTAGCAGATGATATTTTAGATAGCTTAATTTCGGCTTTAAGCACCAATCCCAATGTGCCCCAAAGTTTAGTTGCCGGGATTGAAAAAGATCTTGAAGTTCTTGATAGTTTTTTTGAAGTAGCTAAATCCCAGAATTGGGTATCGATCTCTGAAATCTTGAATCTTCAAAAAGATTATAGTAAAGTAAAAGAAGATTTTGAAAAATTTTCCGGAGAAAAAAACATTTCTGAAACCGAAACTCCAAAAAATCTTCTGGTGATTCCTAGAGATAATTTCAAGGTTGTTCCTGGGAGTCAAATCTCTTTGCGGCAGGAAAAAATCTTAGATATCCTTAAAAAAGAAAAAGAAAAACTTCAGGTTAAGGACTTAAAAGATATCTTTCCCCAGGTGAGCAAGAGGACTTTTCGTCGGGATTTCGAGCGATTAACGAAAAAAGGGTTAGTAATAAGGATAGGGGAGAAAAATAATACTTTTTACCAATTACCAGATGAGGTAGAGCCAAAATTGGGGTAGGACCGAGTCTAACTCGGTAGGACATAAGACATTATGTCCTACCATGTCAAACGTGGTCTTATTACTTGTCCCAACTAATATAATTTTATGGACAATCACCAAAAACACTTTAGTCAGCTTTACGATCAACATATTGATAAAATCTATCGTTTTGTTTTTCTAAAAGTAAGTTCTCAAGAAGTTGCTGAAGATTTGACTTCTGAGACATTTTTGCGAGGCTGGCGAGTTTTTAAGAACGGTGAAAAGGAAATTGTTAATCCTTCAGCTTTTCTTTATCAAATTGCCCGGAATTTGGTCACTGATTTTTATCGGGAAAAAGGCAAAACTCAGATAGTTTCAACTGAATTTACCCAAATTAAGGACCCTAGGATTGATTTAGAAGAAAAGGCCTTGATGGGGTCGGACATGGACACGGTCAAGCTGGCCATAAGTGGTTTAAAGGAAGATTATCAGAATGTAGTTATTTGGCACTACCTTGATGACCTATCTGTCCCAGAAATAGCCAAAATTATAGACAAACCAGAAGGGACAATAAGGGTAATGCTTCATCGGGCCTTAAAAGCTTTAAAAAGTGAAATTAAAGAGGCTTAGGTTGGAAAGACATTAAGGAGTGTAACCCCCACACCATAACGAAGATTTCCGTCAAATCATTAAGGTTTGACGGTAGGCGGATTCGTTTCACAAATTCGCATATCCTCGTTTGGTGTGGGGGTGTAACAAAATAGCTTAAAATCCGTCTTAATTTAAAGTAGGCATGACTGAGGCTGAATTCATTAAAAAAATTCAAGAACTCAAGCAGATTAAACCCAGAAAAGACTGGGTTGTTTTGATTAAAAGAGAACTTTTTAGCCAGGAGGCCGTTTCTTACAGAGGCCGGGCCTCTGTGTTTTTAGAGATTTTTCCCTGGCTATTCCATCATTATAAACCGGCTTTAGCCACTTTTGTTTTTTTGGGGATTATGACTATAGCTGTTTTTGGGTTCGCCCAAAACGCTCTGCCTGGCGACTTTCTTTATACTTTCAAAAAGGCTTCTGAAAAGGGTCAGGCTGTTTTTGTTTCAGAAACTGATAAACCTAAAGCTCAATTAGAGCTTGCTAATAGGAGATTAGAGGAATTAGTTGAAATTGCCGTAACCAATCAGACCAGTAAATTAGCCTCAGCTATTAACGAAGTCCAGGCAAGCGCCATCCAGGCGGCTAAGAATTTAAGAACGCCAAAAAAGATAACCAAAGAAATAGTTGAACAAACTAAGAAAATAGAAGAAAACAAACAAAAAGTTGAAGCTTTAGGGATATTGATTGGAGAAACTAAAGAACTAGATAATGCTCTAGCTCAGTTAGTTGAAAGGGAAATTAAGGACCTGGAGAGCCGAACTTTATCTGAAGAAGAAGCAGAGCTTTTAGAACAAGCTAAAGAAGACTATACGGCTGGAAATTTTTC from Candidatus Nealsonbacteria bacterium includes the following:
- a CDS encoding glycosidase codes for the protein MKLERFKNNPILTSNKKNKWEAGAVFNCSVVFDNGIFHMVYRAINSGFYPFKTENNRLGYKNFISSVGYATSQDGIHFKRHNKPLLRPDKKWDCYGCEDPRITKFEDKFYIFYTAMSSPAYTPGVSSIGLAITKDFKKMRKYGVVGPQIDAKAAAFFPERVNGKITVIFTWQPGTPLSSIAVAFFDNLKQLLHPTKFYWKSFLSSINKHIILSPRRGVLRGHEVGAPPLKTLRGWLLIYCGEDKKEVWSVSAVLLDLKNPKKIIGYSKRPILKPEKKYEIKGLIPNVTFPEGAVVVKDKLFVYYGAADKTCCLAICNLNDLLKSLL
- a CDS encoding transcriptional regulator — encoded protein: MDINMLTKNCPQCFKILSDKSRAKIIYYLGKKKKSNVKEINSLFKLRQPTVSHHLIVLKKIGILKSKKAGKEVYYFFNTKYSCSKCNLFKTPFFK
- a CDS encoding cysteine desulfurase — protein: MMKKIYLDYAAITYTDRRIVRAMEPYFEKIYGNPSSIHKEGRKAKYALYQARKKIAQILNCQSTEVIFTGSGTESCNLAIFGMAENFSGKKGHIITSQIEHHAVLRPCEKLEKEGFKVTYLPVNREGIIQISDLEKAIKPETILVSIMYANNEIGTIQPVAEIGKLIKKLNIIRPPNSKIYFHIDACQAAGFLDLSVNKLEVDLLSLNGSKIYGPKGIGLLFVRLGTPIKPMILGGGQEEGLRSGTENLAGICGFAKALEIAQREKKKESARLIKLRNYLISGIEKKILKVVLNGHRERRLPNNVNVSILDIEGEAALLWLDKYGIYALTGSACDSQSLEPSHVILALGRPYEHAHGSLRFSLGRKTTKKDIDYLLKVLPRVVKTLREISPISLQFGKKSLALEKAFVKDKPHWEKR
- a CDS encoding iron-sulfur cluster assembly scaffold protein → MIKRSKNFKIADVISKSTGKSWAYSEIVKEHFFHPRNLLLKDPKPDEFNAEGQIGSPACGDVMRMWAKIDSKTERIKKLKWRTFGCGSAIATTSIFSVMVTEKEGMKIDEALKIKPQDIMKKLGGLPARKVHCSVLADKAFQATINSYFRKTGQHHRIIIEGQKVLDPKINLTDKDIEEAVLEGARTIEDLQKRLKVGIGNPEIIPEIEQLLRFYQEKYYG
- a CDS encoding AAA family ATPase is translated as MNGANFTHKSQEAILRAQSLASERGQQQIDALHLLFSLLNQEGGVVLILFQKLGIDIENLKKKTKASLDKIPVVSSSQATFGQFYLTQDLARVLEKARQEAMKMGDEFVSIEHLFLALLDTDTKAKEILKEATFLQKGGTAVLEFGQLDYETVLKTLAKIRGGQRITDPEPESKYQVIEKYARNLTLLAKQGKLDPVIGREDEILRLMQVLSRRTKNNPVLIGEAGVGKTAIVEGLAQKIIKGDIPESLKEKEIIGLDLGALVAGTKYRGEFEDRVKALLKEINRAAGRYILFIDELHTLVGAGAAEGAIDASNLLKPALARGELKAVGATTLKEYQKYIERDAALERRFQPIYVAEPSTEDAVAILRGIKEKYELHHGVKIKDSALVGAVEFSARYIADRFLPDKAVDLMDEAMSARRLEIESEPTELDVLKREIQKLAIEKEALKSEKPVNSKRLRAIARQLADLGEKVRAIETRWQTEKEIITKIKNLKKEIDTAKFEVERYQSQANLQKVAEIKYGKIPELLKTLKRTEQKLANFQKGRALLREEVTEEDIAQVVSRWTGIPTTRLLEEEARKLERMEKIISQRVIGQPEAILAIANALRRSRAGIAEENKPLGSFMFLGPTGVGKTETARALAEFLFNDENALVRLDMSEYMEKHTVSRMIGSPPGYVGYEEGGQLTEKIRRRPYSVILLDEIEKAHPEVFNILLQILEDGRLTDTKGRTASFKNAILIMTSNVGSDLIMKMGKLGFDTQDEDSSQKENLKERVTEALKESFKPEFLNRIDEIIIFNYLGRPEIKKIVDLELEKVALRLKSREIQLDYSEKAKEILADQGFDANLGARPLKRIIQKKVLDPLSLMIVSGQVKERERVLVDAKNGEIIVRGVRDFSKMKLKKPKKVLAK
- a CDS encoding serine protease — translated: MKKSILKVFFILITGALGGMIFQAFILPYLATKEYFKQFEFVKILTEREVNLYPKETVIVRENKALQEAVERVERSVIGVRAQSKQGVILEGSGLILTTEGHVVVLGDLLPKGYDFSFFWEGEELPFEVLGVDKTGSLVKIKVEKTNLPTLPFADTERIKIGQRVFLVGIVFENGKAKKIVNEGIIKTFDEDFIRTNIFEKSSLAGSPLFDIEGNVLGLNTIDKEGKVIAISAKRIQEFTGF
- a CDS encoding DeoR family transcriptional regulator, whose translation is MDKEEFIKTVKNLYNLTLLFPKKEPLRYKMRELADDILDSLISALSTNPNVPQSLVAGIEKDLEVLDSFFEVAKSQNWVSISEILNLQKDYSKVKEDFEKFSGEKNISETETPKNLLVIPRDNFKVVPGSQISLRQEKILDILKKEKEKLQVKDLKDIFPQVSKRTFRRDFERLTKKGLVIRIGEKNNTFYQLPDEVEPKLG
- a CDS encoding RNA polymerase sigma factor, whose protein sequence is MDNHQKHFSQLYDQHIDKIYRFVFLKVSSQEVAEDLTSETFLRGWRVFKNGEKEIVNPSAFLYQIARNLVTDFYREKGKTQIVSTEFTQIKDPRIDLEEKALMGSDMDTVKLAISGLKEDYQNVVIWHYLDDLSVPEIAKIIDKPEGTIRVMLHRALKALKSEIKEA